One stretch of Halobacillus litoralis DNA includes these proteins:
- a CDS encoding YkvA family protein produces MNKQKTYQDRLKNLDPRKAVERGRAYFSEKEYGEKLRTYSSRIGTKIVYYSLLLYYAFKSPDTPKKAKLTIAGALGYLILPVDVIPDFIPVVGFTDDSAVIIYAVYQVLSHIDEQVKEQAKARLLKIFNGQVDVEDLEDPVQKED; encoded by the coding sequence ATGAATAAACAAAAGACCTATCAGGATCGTTTGAAGAACCTGGACCCTCGTAAAGCAGTGGAGCGTGGGCGGGCCTATTTCTCTGAAAAGGAATATGGAGAAAAGCTTCGTACGTACAGCAGTCGAATCGGTACTAAAATCGTCTACTATAGCCTGCTTCTGTATTATGCTTTCAAAAGCCCTGATACACCAAAGAAAGCGAAGTTGACGATTGCCGGCGCATTAGGATATTTGATCTTACCTGTCGATGTCATTCCAGACTTCATTCCAGTGGTTGGTTTTACAGATGATAGTGCTGTTATCATTTATGCTGTCTATCAAGTGCTCTCTCATATTGATGAACAGGTGAAAGAACAGGCGAAAGCAAGGCTCTTAAAGATCTTTAACGGCCAAGTGGATGTTGAAGATTTAGAAGATCCTGTACAGAAAGAAGACTAA
- a CDS encoding ATP-grasp domain-containing protein, whose product MDLDQLELNATVDETVKTKPYYTALVGWSVQAIEAAARMNRPFVVVGPAEFEGYAEKHEIPFVGWDFNKLNESSDHLYKQLKDMGVELAVPLYEECVEWAGALNARFREDPRVFNRSLLLRDKGMMKRKAQISGIKVGVFEEARDKDDVQRFLKRVNEALLKLEGDHLDPIHVKPLDKAGSVGHLAIYNNEDIERIQDVDFPLLMESHLDGQEFSCEAFIHKGKVRFLNITEYVKLGYSNFVPASPSLEEKRPLIERAVQQLVDAFEIEYGVIHPEYFITQDGTLHFGEVAARVPGGHIFELIERAYGFSAYEAQILCSDPNTTEEEIREFFPDPYDYQSYAGCLMVHPNVDYVEDLKIPEELEDHPYFEKHDMFTPPQGKVAERVGFGNHYGTIFFYGRDSEEMTDLLKTYEQYNFYV is encoded by the coding sequence ATGGATTTAGATCAACTTGAATTGAATGCGACTGTAGATGAGACGGTTAAAACAAAACCCTATTACACGGCTCTAGTCGGCTGGAGTGTGCAGGCCATTGAGGCTGCAGCTCGCATGAATCGTCCATTCGTCGTTGTCGGACCTGCAGAATTCGAAGGATATGCAGAAAAGCACGAGATTCCGTTTGTAGGATGGGACTTTAACAAGCTCAATGAAAGCTCTGATCACTTGTATAAACAATTGAAGGACATGGGTGTCGAGCTTGCTGTTCCTTTATATGAAGAATGTGTGGAATGGGCGGGGGCTCTCAACGCTCGTTTCCGTGAAGATCCTCGTGTATTCAACCGTTCTTTATTGCTTCGTGACAAAGGAATGATGAAACGGAAAGCACAAATATCCGGTATTAAAGTCGGCGTATTTGAAGAAGCCCGTGACAAAGATGATGTCCAGCGTTTCTTGAAACGCGTCAATGAAGCTTTGTTGAAGCTGGAAGGTGATCACCTTGATCCGATACATGTCAAACCATTGGACAAGGCTGGTTCTGTCGGTCACTTAGCGATTTATAACAATGAGGATATTGAACGAATTCAAGATGTTGACTTCCCATTATTGATGGAAAGTCACCTTGACGGACAAGAATTCTCCTGTGAAGCGTTCATCCATAAAGGTAAGGTGCGCTTCCTCAATATTACGGAGTATGTGAAGCTTGGCTATTCCAACTTTGTTCCGGCCTCCCCGAGCTTAGAGGAAAAAAGGCCACTGATTGAACGCGCAGTCCAACAACTGGTCGATGCTTTTGAGATCGAGTACGGCGTCATCCATCCCGAATACTTCATTACCCAGGACGGAACGCTTCACTTTGGAGAAGTAGCAGCCCGCGTACCAGGGGGTCACATTTTCGAATTGATTGAGCGCGCTTATGGATTCAGCGCATACGAAGCTCAAATCCTTTGCAGTGATCCGAATACAACAGAAGAAGAAATCCGCGAATTCTTCCCAGACCCTTACGATTACCAAAGCTATGCCGGGTGCCTAATGGTACATCCGAATGTGGATTATGTTGAAGACTTGAAGATTCCTGAAGAGCTTGAGGATCACCCTTACTTTGAGAAGCATGATATGTTCACACCTCCTCAAGGAAAAGTTGCCGAACGCGTCGGATTCGGAAACCATTATGGAACCATCTTTTTCTATGGCCGTGACAGTGAAGAAATGACCGATTTGCTGAAGACATACGAGCAATACAATTTCTACGTATAA
- a CDS encoding cold-shock protein produces the protein MLQGTVKWFNAEKGFGFIEVEGQDDVFVHFSAIQGEGFKTLEENEQVSFEIVEGDRGPQAANVQK, from the coding sequence ATGTTACAAGGTACAGTTAAATGGTTCAACGCAGAAAAAGGTTTCGGATTTATTGAAGTAGAAGGTCAAGACGACGTATTCGTACACTTCTCTGCTATTCAAGGCGAAGGATTCAAAACTCTAGAAGAGAACGAACAAGTTTCTTTCGAAATCGTTGAAGGCGACCGTGGCCCACAAGCGGCTAACGTTCAAAAATAA
- a CDS encoding sterol carrier protein domain-containing protein codes for MDETYDAVWQFTNGKPEATNGEAEVTIEMDIGHFSSLIMGCVSLESLLRSGAAVSDGRTVALFQHPDQPKSWTFF; via the coding sequence TTGGATGAAACGTACGATGCGGTCTGGCAGTTTACGAACGGAAAACCGGAGGCTACTAATGGAGAGGCTGAGGTGACGATCGAGATGGATATCGGCCATTTTTCTTCTTTAATCATGGGCTGCGTATCGCTCGAAAGTCTGTTGAGAAGTGGAGCGGCTGTCAGCGATGGACGTACGGTTGCCCTTTTTCAGCATCCGGATCAGCCGAAAAGCTGGACATTTTTCTAA
- a CDS encoding GNAT family N-acetyltransferase: MGFQKVEDFTAFTNLSRRCYPGMKLNTREEQERYAEHRRKMAQKNDIHTLGLYEKEQLVGGYIAYDHVMNVYDEQVQAGGIGTVAVDLPYKKQGHAKRIIQHFISEARDKGQIIAHLYPFQPSFYKRMGFGVGPRLSTYHFHPSQLPSYSEVEKVEVLNMDHQDEVQACYDTWAKENHGATAIPPYGFAFLEKEELHTFGVREQGRLTGYVTLEFKEGDHFLQNDVLVKNFFLHVDKSLPRAYSLST, encoded by the coding sequence ATGGGGTTTCAAAAAGTAGAAGATTTCACAGCATTCACAAATTTATCGCGACGCTGTTACCCCGGAATGAAATTGAATACTCGAGAAGAGCAGGAAAGATACGCAGAACACCGGAGGAAAATGGCTCAGAAGAATGACATTCACACGCTCGGTCTTTATGAAAAAGAACAACTCGTAGGTGGATACATCGCTTATGACCACGTCATGAATGTATATGATGAGCAAGTACAAGCTGGTGGAATTGGAACCGTAGCGGTCGATCTTCCTTACAAAAAACAAGGACATGCGAAGCGGATCATTCAGCATTTTATCTCAGAAGCTAGAGATAAAGGGCAAATCATCGCCCATCTATACCCGTTTCAGCCGTCTTTTTATAAGCGGATGGGGTTTGGGGTGGGGCCACGGTTGTCGACCTATCACTTTCATCCCTCACAGCTTCCTTCCTACAGTGAAGTAGAGAAGGTCGAAGTTTTGAATATGGATCATCAGGATGAAGTACAGGCATGTTATGACACATGGGCAAAAGAAAATCATGGGGCAACGGCGATTCCTCCGTATGGATTTGCTTTCCTCGAGAAAGAAGAGCTTCACACATTTGGAGTGAGGGAACAAGGTAGGCTTACAGGATATGTGACGCTTGAATTCAAGGAAGGCGATCACTTTTTACAAAACGATGTCCTTGTCAAAAACTTTTTTTTACACGTCGACAAAAGCTTACCGCGCGCTTATTCACTATCTACATAA
- a CDS encoding GGDEF domain-containing protein — MESSIPWAMLSHTYAHALHANIPKAVEGHLLDMSHFNEFTAYVEHYPEYSNHLTQTLHRSCNALFLPEKEYDMYIEKDYEEGVSVGVAFAERDYFTIDLMLHLTHSTRMCSIQNVLKALKDVDSEIDPSPLIERFFDITNKRQNSFFQGYIGEQNKKLKQQSMKDPLTSLYNRRYFYPYVKEELVRAQKEDFPVTLVLVDFNNFKEINDRRGHQEGDRVLKKFAGCLSNIHEDFEGAFRFGGDEFVLVLSGCRENGAEKLAPGPK; from the coding sequence ATGGAAAGTTCCATCCCCTGGGCCATGTTAAGCCACACATACGCTCATGCTTTGCACGCGAACATCCCGAAGGCTGTTGAAGGTCATCTACTGGATATGAGCCATTTCAATGAATTTACGGCTTATGTGGAACATTATCCTGAGTACTCTAATCACTTGACTCAGACCTTACATAGATCCTGCAATGCCTTGTTCCTACCAGAAAAAGAGTATGACATGTATATAGAGAAAGATTACGAGGAAGGCGTCAGCGTAGGGGTTGCTTTCGCTGAACGCGATTATTTTACCATAGATTTGATGCTCCACCTGACACACAGCACCCGAATGTGCAGCATCCAAAACGTATTGAAAGCTCTCAAAGATGTGGACTCAGAAATCGATCCCTCTCCATTAATTGAGCGTTTTTTTGATATTACGAATAAGAGGCAGAATTCTTTTTTTCAAGGGTACATAGGAGAGCAAAACAAAAAGCTGAAACAACAAAGCATGAAAGATCCGCTAACCTCGTTGTATAACCGCAGGTATTTTTATCCCTATGTAAAAGAAGAACTGGTAAGAGCTCAGAAAGAAGACTTCCCTGTCACCCTGGTCCTTGTAGACTTTAATAACTTTAAAGAGATCAATGATCGCCGCGGTCATCAGGAAGGGGATCGTGTGTTGAAAAAGTTTGCCGGATGCCTTTCAAACATTCACGAAGATTTTGAGGGCGCTTTCCGGTTCGGCGGCGATGAATTTGTCCTTGTCCTGTCCGGATGCAGAGAAAATGGGGCAGAAAAATTAGCCCCAGGACCTAAATGA
- a CDS encoding pirin family protein produces MVEMAHFQREVKDHWYVQYQEMGFPAIQKGWVLPADRWRDFDPFILMAEDWFKKGTFPDHPHRGFQTVTYVVDGRLEHIDNAGGRDILEPGDVQYMNAGWAARHAEDGVEDDVAHTLQLWLNLPKDKKNSETVYQNVYGEDAPVVPFDGGSVKVFSGNVGGVEGPLNSIVPITLSEITLSEGAAFTLDLPENHNAFMYVLAGDVVAGENEVGLKKHGVGTLSFNEEGEGKSNLKLVSKKRRTKVLVYSGAPIREEIVPHGPFVMNTMEEIKQAYDDFRRGKFGPPAV; encoded by the coding sequence ATGGTTGAAATGGCACACTTTCAAAGAGAAGTGAAAGATCATTGGTACGTCCAGTATCAAGAGATGGGATTTCCGGCGATTCAAAAAGGATGGGTCCTGCCCGCGGACAGGTGGCGCGACTTCGACCCGTTTATCCTGATGGCTGAGGATTGGTTCAAAAAAGGAACATTCCCAGATCACCCACACCGTGGATTTCAGACTGTCACCTATGTCGTCGATGGACGTTTGGAACACATTGATAATGCAGGCGGCCGTGATATTCTAGAGCCCGGTGACGTGCAATATATGAATGCCGGCTGGGCGGCAAGACACGCAGAAGACGGAGTGGAAGATGATGTCGCGCATACGTTGCAATTATGGTTGAACCTTCCGAAAGATAAGAAGAACTCCGAAACCGTCTATCAAAATGTTTATGGCGAAGACGCTCCTGTCGTTCCTTTTGATGGAGGGTCCGTGAAAGTGTTCTCTGGGAATGTTGGCGGTGTAGAAGGTCCACTGAACTCCATTGTTCCCATTACGCTCAGCGAAATCACCCTATCTGAAGGCGCAGCATTCACCCTTGACCTACCAGAGAACCACAATGCCTTTATGTACGTCCTTGCAGGTGATGTTGTGGCAGGGGAAAATGAAGTGGGCTTGAAAAAGCACGGCGTCGGTACCCTTTCTTTCAATGAAGAAGGAGAAGGAAAGAGCAATCTAAAGCTCGTCTCAAAAAAACGCCGGACGAAAGTGCTCGTCTATTCCGGCGCACCGATTCGGGAAGAAATTGTCCCGCACGGACCGTTTGTCATGAATACAATGGAAGAAATCAAACAAGCTTATGACGATTTCCGCAGAGGAAAATTCGGACCTCCTGCTGTATGA
- a CDS encoding MarR family winged helix-turn-helix transcriptional regulator — protein sequence MNLSFQDYISIKLHQTDLKLTSYVKAQLQPYNLAPEQNLIMMLLWEKDGMTQNQLAYHLKKDKTNIARMASNLEKKGFIKRNFCTEDRRSLELYLTKEGRELKEQVLPVAEAFNDAVTEGISKEELQELDRLLTKMQNNIEG from the coding sequence ATGAATTTAAGTTTTCAAGATTATATCAGTATCAAGCTGCATCAGACGGATTTGAAGCTTACGAGCTATGTAAAAGCACAGTTGCAGCCTTACAATCTTGCACCCGAGCAGAACTTGATCATGATGCTGCTTTGGGAAAAAGACGGGATGACGCAGAATCAGCTGGCTTATCATTTGAAAAAGGATAAGACGAATATTGCCCGGATGGCTTCGAACCTTGAAAAAAAGGGGTTCATCAAACGGAATTTCTGCACAGAAGACAGACGTTCTTTGGAACTTTATTTGACGAAAGAAGGACGGGAGTTGAAAGAGCAAGTCTTGCCTGTCGCTGAAGCTTTCAATGACGCTGTGACTGAAGGGATTTCAAAAGAAGAACTACAAGAACTGGACCGGCTCCTTACGAAAATGCAAAACAACATTGAAGGGTGA